The Gracilimonas sediminicola sequence CTTCAATTTCCAGAGACGTTTTGCCCTTGTATAAATGCTCAATATCCTGAATCCGAATGGTCTCGTAATCTTCCGACTCCAGGTTCAATGCCCGGGCTTTAAGACGCAGGTTGATATCCTTGGAAACCAATATCACCCGCTGATTTGGATTTTCTTCTTTCAGGTGGAGAGCCGCATTAATAATCCGGTGGTCATTCTTATCGGAGCCGTACACTTTGGTGGCATCCATGGAGTTTTCACCATTTGTTATCACCCTGAGGTTTCCATGCGACCTTCCGTTTAGCGGAATCCAGTTTTGCAGCATATTGGCATCCGAGATCCCATCCAGGTACCGGATAAATTCACGCGCATGCAGGTTAATGACGTTGTTCCCCTTTTTGAAAGTATCCAGCTCTTCAAGAACCGTGATGGGGATGGCTACATCGTTTTTTTCAAAGTTTCGGACAGCTTCATAATCGTAAAGTAGAACGGAGGTGTCGAGGACGAAGATCTTCTTCGATTTCTTCTTAGGCATAGATGAGGATGTTTGATTAGTCTTGCCATATGTACCAGCCGGGTAGATGATTGTAAGAGCGGCTTTTATAATAAAGCTAAAGCCCAAACCATTTGCAATATGCAGCCCTTATTTAATGGAATCTTAATGAACAGTACGCAGTGAACAGTTTCACAGTGATCAGTTGTCAGATACTTCTGAGCCTGTTATAAAACCAGGACTAACTTTGGATACTGTTCACTGAAAACTGATTACTGTAAACCCCACAAGGCAATACTAACCGCAATAGCCGCATTCAGGCTCTCGACTTTATCCTGTCCCGGAGCTGATTCTATCCTTACTTTCTTTCTTTTGGAATGCAATAAGCTTTCACTGATTCCATTCCCCTCATTCCCGACAACAATGATTGTTTTTTTTGCGGGTTGAACCGATCTCAGATTTATACTTTCTGGCCCACCATCAAGCAGCAAAATTTGCCATCCGTTCGCTTCAAGTTCCGTGAATATTTCTTCCAGTTCGCCTGATAATACCGGGATGCTTCCGGTGGCTCCGGCCGTACTTCGCACTACTTTGGGGTGATACACATCTACGCTTCCCTTTCCGGCAATTAACGCTTTTGCTCCGAACCAAGCCGCTGTTCGCAGAATCGTCCCCATATTTCCCGGATCCTGGATTGCATCGATTGCAACGATGATTCCGCTTTGTTCTCTCAATTCATTGGCACTGATTTCATCCGGCATCTTACAAACTGCCAGAATGCCCTGTGGATTTTCGGTATCTGCCACCTCATCAAGCACATCCGCTTCTATGGAAGCGCTGAAAGCTGACCATTCATCACTGGCCGCTTTTCCTTCGACCACAAACACAGTCTCTACTTCCACCAACCCATTTTCAAGCACCTGCTCAACGGCGCGCTCTCCCTCAACCACAAACCGCTGCTCATTTTCCCGATATTTTTTGCGGGCTAACTTCCGAAGTAATTTAATTTCATTATTTGATGCGTTTCTCATGTGGGAAGAATACAGAACTCAGCAGTCAGAATACAGTCTTCCCTTATAGTCAACCTTTCCAGGGTTAAACCAAATGAGCCTGATTCCGGGAAAGTGTAGTAACCCTGGAAAGGTTAACTGATGAAGACTTTCTCCTCTTGAATTCTGAGTTCTGTTTTCTGACTACTCACTTCCCTATCTTCACCAAAAAATAAGAGCTAAAATATCGTTATGGAATTTCTGAAGACATTAGGCATTGAAGGTATTAATCCCGGAACCAGTACCGGACGTAAACATCACGAGAGCAAAGAAACCATCAGCAGCTTCACGCCAACCAATGGTGACAAAATAGCTACCGTGGGAGTAACTACCCGCGAGCAATACGATCAGGTTGTGGAAGAAGCTCAGAAAGCATATAAAGTTTGGAGTCAAATGCCGGCTCCTCAGCGCGGTGAGATTGTGCGACAGATTGGCCAAAAATTGCGTGAGTACAAAGAACCACTTGGTAAACTGGTTACTTACGAAATGGGTAAAATCTACCAGGAGGGGCTCGGTGAAGTCCAGGAAATGATTGATATCTGTGATTTTGCAGTGGGACAGTCGCGCATGCTGTATGGTAAAACCATGCACAGTGAGCGCCCTCAGCACCGCATGTATGAGCAATGGCATCCGCTGGGGATTGTGGGAATTATCTCCGCGTTCAACTTTCCGGTTGCCGTGTGGAGCTGGAACGCCATGATTGCTGCCGTGTGCGGAAACGTAATGATTTGGAAAGGCTCCGAAAAAACGCCCCTTTGCGGAGTTGCCGTACAAAAGATTGTAGCCAAAGTGCTCAAAGAAAATAACCTGCCTGAAGGGATCTTTAACCTGGTTACCGGAGACCGCGAAGTAGGCGAATGGATGACCGAAGACGAACGAATCCCACTTATTTCCGCAACCGGCTCTATCAGAATGGGGAAAGAAGTAGCCAAAACCGTGGGCGGACGATTAGGAAAAAGCATTCTTGAGCTGGGAGGAAACAATGCCATCATCATTTCCGAGGATGCTGATATTGAAATGGCGATCAGAGCTACCGTTTTTGGGGCCGTTGGAACTTGCGGTCAGCGCTGCACAAGCACGCGCCGGCTTATCGTTCAGGAATCCGTTTATGATCAGGTAAAAGACCGGTTGCTCAGTATTTATGAAAATATCTCCATTGGCGATCCGCTTGACGAAAACACACTGGTTGGGCCGATGATAGATCAGGGCGCCGTTGACCAAATGCAGAATGCCCTGAAGGAAATTGAAAAAGAAGGTGGTAAAGTTATAACCGGTGGTGAGCCTCTGGACGAAGATGGTTTTTACGTGAAACCAGCGATCGCTGAAGTTGAAAATCATTATGATATTGTTCAGGAAGAGACTTTTGCGCCTATCCTTTACCTCATCAAATACAAAACGCTGGATGAAGCCATCGAGCTGCACAATGGTGTGAAACAGGGACTCAGCTCGGCTATGTTTACCCTGAACATGCGGGAAGCTGAAAACTTCCTGAGTGCCCGCGGCTCCGATTGCGGAATTGCCAACATCAATATTGGAACCAGCGGGGCTGAAATTGGTGGCGCCTTTGGCGGAGAGAAAGAAACAGGTGGCGGACGGGAATCCGGTTCCGATGCCTGGAAAGCGTACATGCGCCGACAGACCAACACCATGAACTGGGGAGATTCGTTGCCACTCGCACAGGGCATCGATTTTGATGTTTAATTATTCCTATTGAAAACACGTAGAGCCACAAGGTTTTGTATCTCTACGTGGCATTCTAATAAACACAATGTCCACAATAGAAAAATTAATCACCCGCTTCGATCTGAAGGAACATCCGGAAGGCGGGTATTTCAAAGAGACTTATCGTAGTGAGGGTGTTATTCCCGAAACTGTTTTCCCTGAGGTATTTGAGGGGAGCCGCAACTACTGCACAGGCATTTATTTTCTTTTGACCTCAGATGCTTTCTCTGCTTTTCACAGAATCAGGCAGGATGAGATGTGGCACTTTTATCAGGGTTCGCCGCTTACTATTCACATGATCAGTCCTCATGGCGACTACTCTAAGCAAGTGGTTGGGTTGGATTTTGACAACGGAGAACTTCCTCAATTCACCGTACCCAAAGAATATTGGTTTGCAGCGGAAGTCAACCAACCGGACAGCTATTCATTTGTGGGCTGCACCGTTTCTCCCGGCTTTGATTTCCGGGATTTTGAATTGGCTGCAGAAGAAAGTTTAAGCCGTAAGTTCTCCAAACATAAAGACCTGATTTCCCGTCTTACCCGAGGGTAGATCCCTTATTAATTATTTGATAAGGGTAAGCTTTCGAAACAGTGTTTGGTTACCGGTATCCAGTTTATACAAGTAAACCCCGCTCGAAAATTTTCCGGACGATGCATCCCATCTAAATGAATGGGTTCCTTGCGGCTTCATTCCATTCTCCAGCACGGCTACTTCTCTCCCCATTATATCATATACCGCGAGCTTTACCCTGTCCGGTTTATCTAACCGGTAAGAAATGGTGGTCGTCGGGTTAAAGGGGTTTGGATAATTTTGATACAGCTCAAAGCCTTTGGCAATTTCTTCGTCTTCCTCCTTTTCTATTCCCACCAGCACTCCACTGTTTTCTGCTCCCGGGGTTCCATGCCCCACCGAAGCCGCCCAATTTTCCGCTTGTGAGTTATCCAGCTTAGGATGGGTAAGGGAAAGGGTTGCCCCTTCTCCATCAGCCTCTGCCGGCCAGGGTGGGTCATCACTATAAGTAACCTGGTCCACGATTTCTCCGGTATTGTTAAAAAGGCGAACAAGTTCACCGCTTCCGGCAAATCCAAAATCGAGGTCTCCTACATAATTATTCACTTCAGGAAATAGTGAAGTAAACATGGCGCTGTCTCTGGTAAGCACTAAAAACCCGCCACTTTCTACTATAGTGCCATCAGCGAAAGTGTAAATGTGCTCATCGTCGGAATCGGAGAAGTACCAGCCTCCTAAATCAATATTTGAGTCGGTATTATTATAAAATTCAATCCAGTCTTCGGGATCAAAATCTTCAGCTGAATTGTAGTTTATCTCATTGATCACGACCGGAGTATCATCGGATAGATCATTTCTTTTGAACACCGCCGTTAAAGATTCCTCACTTTCAATGGTAATATCTGCTTCAGTGTTGGTGCCCGACGCCTCACCGCTCCAGCCCACAAAAGTGTAGCCCGGAGCCGGAATCGCTTTAATAGTGGTTGGTATGGATTTATAAATCAAAACCCAATCGGTAGTATCCGAACGAACCGTTTCAACTGTCACTGCCCCACCCTCGGCAGGACTTGAAGAGACTTCCAGTTTAGTTACCCCCGAAACCTCAAAGAAATTCTGAAGATGTGTCCGCGCTTTTGTTTGCCTGCTCCTCACAAAAACCTTCATTCTTTCCAGATGTTTTTCCCAATTCATGCCCGAACCCAACCGGAATGACTTTTCCCATCGGTCCATATGCCGGGGAATTTCAGATTCTATAAGTGCGGCCGTACTGTCAATAACTCCCAAAAGCCGCCCCGGCGAAAAAGATGCCTGTATGTGAATACTATATCGCTGAATAAATGTATTCCGAAAACGTTCATTGGTTAGCAAACTTCTGAATAGAAACGTCGACCATCCCGGATTTGCATAATAGATGTTGTTGGTCGTAGCCACCAGCTCCAGGCTGTTGGTATCATCCTGCCCAAAAGTGTGGCTGTTCATCGTCATATCCATGTCATACATTATCCAGCGCCACTTTCCTCCCGGAACCTGAGGCCTCCAGAATCGAATGTTATTAGCCGGCCAATCTCCATTCGCCATATAGATTTCAGTAAGCACATAGTCGATATACTGGTCGATATGCATTTGACGACTAACCCACTCGTAATTTTCCTGTACCGACAGGTCGTTATTCTTCATGAAGTCAATCATGGCCTGGTAATGCGTATCTGATCCTTCTTTCACATTTGCATTTCCTGTGAGGATATCGAGTTCGTCTTCATCATAGCCGTAATTCGATTCAATGAAATCCTCATTTTGCTTTTCACGCAGGATGTGAATCCCCCAGTATTCACCATTTAAGAAAACGACAACCGGCTTAAAAGCTTGGTATCCTAAATCCATCCGATCTTTCATCATGGCCTGTATGGATGCATTCCTGATCATAGCTCTGTACCAATCCTGCCCTCCACTTCTCAGGGCCAGCCGGTCAAACTCAGTAAAAGGTTTATCCTCAAAAAGGGGATAATTCAGCTTCTTGGGACCATACTCTTCCCGAAAATAGATATCCAGTGATTTTTGATCGTACAGCCGGGTACAACCTCCTCCAATTTTCACCCCGGCGTTTACGCTAAAACCGGGAGTGTGATCTTTTTCGAAGAAGGCCAGATGGACCGGACGTTCCCAGTCCTGATTCCAGTTTTTGGGAGTGCTTCTGCAGTATCCGGGAATGCCATTAGTACCTTCCACATAGATACCGGCACTGTCTGAGAAAAACCCGGCAGGATTTGTGGTTACGGATAGAATGGGCAATTCGGTCGGTTCATCTATAAAATATGATCTGAAAAAGAACGAGGTGTCTGCACGATCATCGGATAAAATCATGACTCGTAAAACAGAATTTTGGGTAATAGACAATGAATCCTGAAAAAGCGCACTTGCAGAATCCGGGAAGGCTCCGTCAAGTGTATAGAAAATGGATGAAGAATCGGACACACCCTCAATTTGAACGATCACTGAATCTGAATAGAAGCCGCTGTCGGTAATATGGATTTCATTTTGAGCCTGCACCTTAACTACAGAACAAATGATGATTAGAAATGCGACTGATTTTAGAAAATAGGCTCGGTACATCTTGATAAAGCTATTGGCATTTTACGGCCTGCAATTAAAGGCCTTTTGAGAAAAAAGGTGTGAAATAAAATGTAATAAGATTTATCCCTGCCGGGGGTACGCTAACCAAAAAATTTCATCCAGCCTAAAGTGACAAACAATAAGATGAGGCGGTAAGATTGAATCAAGGGCACGAACGCCACATTCAACAGAACCACTTTAAATCCTTTTATCAGCAAATTTCCGGCAAAAAAATTCCTGTACAGGAAATAGCCATACACATTCAGAATCAACAATACGGTAACTGATAAGCTCATCTCAGTAACTAATTCCATCATCCCGTCAATCTCAAAATATACTGCGATCAGCTTATACGACCCCGGAAGCACAGAACACAATACAAACACCAAGAAAGCACTTAAAACCAGGCTGTAATTGATATGATAAAGTAATGGCTTTCTCTCCCTTTCACTCAGATTAAGCACCCACGTAGCCACAGAAAATAGCAAGGGAAGAATTACAAGCAGTGCTTTTGAAAGTATTTGGGTCAGCTCATTGTATTCCGGCGTAAACTCCGGGTAACTCATACCGGAAGCTGCGATAAAAGACATGATAAAACCTTCCGTGTACTCACTATAGGGAAGTCGGTTTAGCTGAGTATGCAAAGTGGTTTTAAAGGTATCTACTGCCGGAAATATGAAGTAAAAGGCATTAGCCAGAATGAAAAGCTTAATCGGTGAAATATACTTTTTCCGTGCCCCGGATAGGTACTCACTTACATACGTGTGGGGCTTACCCAGAAATACCTTTAGGGTGTTCAGGAAGCTGTTTTCAAAATTAAGCCAGCCGCTTATAAACTCATTAAAGAGAACTGTAACCCTGTGGTCTTTCTCCGATAATTTTCGCTGTCCGCATTTGGGGCAATACGAAGTAGTGAAAGGCTCATAGCCGCAGTTTGGGCATTCGTGTGTATCAACCAATTCCGACATGGTTGACTATATAGCTTTTTCAATCCTTTGGAGCAACTGCTTTGTGAAAGCTTTTTGCTCAGGCTTCATGAACACGCTCCTCAGAATGGTCACCTGCTCCGCATCCACTTTATATTCGGGGTGAAGTCGGCTAAACATTTTTGCCGGAATTTTATACAGGGAAAGATAAAACGACTGCTCTCTCATCCCCGCATCGAACACGGCCTTGGATTTTGCAGAGATCTCTGAAGTCATTTTTGCTTGCGCAGGAAAGTATCCCAGAATATCCAATTCCGGTTTTTTAAATGCCTTAAGTTTTTGGGACGAACCAAGCAGATCATACATATTCCGGGCAGCTTGCAGGCATTTTTTCAGGATGGGCCCAAAGCCTTCGTTTTCTGTCAGGGGAAACATCTGCAAGGTAGCCCAAAGCGCTACTGCTGCAGCACCCGCCCGGGAACATTCCAAACTGATTTCCCCAAGGTGAAGATCTTCCGAAGTGAAATAGGTATAGGGAGAATCGTGCTTATAGAATTTCCCCACAGCCGGGTTTTTGAAAAGCACGCATCCACAACCATATGGCTGTAACCCGTGTTTATGTGGGTCCACCACAATGCTGTCGGCTTCTTCCATCAGTTTCCAGGATGTACCGTCTATGATTCCGGAATCTTTGAGCGTTCTGAAGAAACCGCCATAGGCTGCATCGATGTGAATCCGGATTCCATGCTTTTTTGCCCAGGGCAGAATTTCATCCAGTGGTTCTACCTCTCCCAGTCCCGTGGTCCCCAGGGTAACCACCATCGTTCCGATTTTCTCAGGGTTCACCGCTTCTAAATCAAAAGAACCATCATGTTTAACCGGTACCTTCACTCCTTCCACTCTTAACACTCCACACATTCGCTGATGGGTGTAATGGGAATTTTCAGAGAAGGCAATTTTTTTGTCGGGATGAGATTCCCGTGCCACCCAAAGAGCTTCCAGGTTCGCTATGGTTCCGCTTGCGGTAAGGTGACCCAAAAACTCCTCTCCATATCCAAAAAACTGAGCCAGCTCAGCTACCGCTTCTTTTTCCATTTCTGAGGATGGAGGTCCGCCATCCAGGGCATGGTTATTGGGGTTGATGGACATCGCCATGGCATAAGCCGCCCATGTAAGCGGATGCGGAGGCTTCAGCATTTGCCCCGCATAAACCGGATGGTGGAATGGGAAATTACACTTTAGCCTTTGTACCAAACGTGTGAAAACTTCCCGCTCTTTTTCTTCTGAAACAGAAAGCGAGGAATCCTGCTCCCAATCCCCAAAAGAAGACTTCCACTCTGAAAGCTGTTCCAGAGCCCGGCCTAACG is a genomic window containing:
- a CDS encoding TrmH family RNA methyltransferase, whose amino-acid sequence is MRNASNNEIKLLRKLARKKYRENEQRFVVEGERAVEQVLENGLVEVETVFVVEGKAASDEWSAFSASIEADVLDEVADTENPQGILAVCKMPDEISANELREQSGIIVAIDAIQDPGNMGTILRTAAWFGAKALIAGKGSVDVYHPKVVRSTAGATGSIPVLSGELEEIFTELEANGWQILLLDGGPESINLRSVQPAKKTIIVVGNEGNGISESLLHSKRKKVRIESAPGQDKVESLNAAIAVSIALWGLQ
- the amaB gene encoding L-piperidine-6-carboxylate dehydrogenase, giving the protein MEFLKTLGIEGINPGTSTGRKHHESKETISSFTPTNGDKIATVGVTTREQYDQVVEEAQKAYKVWSQMPAPQRGEIVRQIGQKLREYKEPLGKLVTYEMGKIYQEGLGEVQEMIDICDFAVGQSRMLYGKTMHSERPQHRMYEQWHPLGIVGIISAFNFPVAVWSWNAMIAAVCGNVMIWKGSEKTPLCGVAVQKIVAKVLKENNLPEGIFNLVTGDREVGEWMTEDERIPLISATGSIRMGKEVAKTVGGRLGKSILELGGNNAIIISEDADIEMAIRATVFGAVGTCGQRCTSTRRLIVQESVYDQVKDRLLSIYENISIGDPLDENTLVGPMIDQGAVDQMQNALKEIEKEGGKVITGGEPLDEDGFYVKPAIAEVENHYDIVQEETFAPILYLIKYKTLDEAIELHNGVKQGLSSAMFTLNMREAENFLSARGSDCGIANINIGTSGAEIGGAFGGEKETGGGRESGSDAWKAYMRRQTNTMNWGDSLPLAQGIDFDV
- a CDS encoding cupin domain-containing protein, with amino-acid sequence MSTIEKLITRFDLKEHPEGGYFKETYRSEGVIPETVFPEVFEGSRNYCTGIYFLLTSDAFSAFHRIRQDEMWHFYQGSPLTIHMISPHGDYSKQVVGLDFDNGELPQFTVPKEYWFAAEVNQPDSYSFVGCTVSPGFDFRDFELAAEESLSRKFSKHKDLISRLTRG
- a CDS encoding CotH kinase family protein, which translates into the protein MYRAYFLKSVAFLIIICSVVKVQAQNEIHITDSGFYSDSVIVQIEGVSDSSSIFYTLDGAFPDSASALFQDSLSITQNSVLRVMILSDDRADTSFFFRSYFIDEPTELPILSVTTNPAGFFSDSAGIYVEGTNGIPGYCRSTPKNWNQDWERPVHLAFFEKDHTPGFSVNAGVKIGGGCTRLYDQKSLDIYFREEYGPKKLNYPLFEDKPFTEFDRLALRSGGQDWYRAMIRNASIQAMMKDRMDLGYQAFKPVVVFLNGEYWGIHILREKQNEDFIESNYGYDEDELDILTGNANVKEGSDTHYQAMIDFMKNNDLSVQENYEWVSRQMHIDQYIDYVLTEIYMANGDWPANNIRFWRPQVPGGKWRWIMYDMDMTMNSHTFGQDDTNSLELVATTNNIYYANPGWSTFLFRSLLTNERFRNTFIQRYSIHIQASFSPGRLLGVIDSTAALIESEIPRHMDRWEKSFRLGSGMNWEKHLERMKVFVRSRQTKARTHLQNFFEVSGVTKLEVSSSPAEGGAVTVETVRSDTTDWVLIYKSIPTTIKAIPAPGYTFVGWSGEASGTNTEADITIESEESLTAVFKRNDLSDDTPVVINEINYNSAEDFDPEDWIEFYNNTDSNIDLGGWYFSDSDDEHIYTFADGTIVESGGFLVLTRDSAMFTSLFPEVNNYVGDLDFGFAGSGELVRLFNNTGEIVDQVTYSDDPPWPAEADGEGATLSLTHPKLDNSQAENWAASVGHGTPGAENSGVLVGIEKEEDEEIAKGFELYQNYPNPFNPTTTISYRLDKPDRVKLAVYDIMGREVAVLENGMKPQGTHSFRWDASSGKFSSGVYLYKLDTGNQTLFRKLTLIK
- a CDS encoding DUF3667 domain-containing protein gives rise to the protein MSELVDTHECPNCGYEPFTTSYCPKCGQRKLSEKDHRVTVLFNEFISGWLNFENSFLNTLKVFLGKPHTYVSEYLSGARKKYISPIKLFILANAFYFIFPAVDTFKTTLHTQLNRLPYSEYTEGFIMSFIAASGMSYPEFTPEYNELTQILSKALLVILPLLFSVATWVLNLSERERKPLLYHINYSLVLSAFLVFVLCSVLPGSYKLIAVYFEIDGMMELVTEMSLSVTVLLILNVYGYFLYRNFFAGNLLIKGFKVVLLNVAFVPLIQSYRLILLFVTLGWMKFFG
- a CDS encoding pyridoxal phosphate-dependent decarboxylase family protein, with translation MDESSQKALGRALEQLSEWKSSFGDWEQDSSLSVSEEKEREVFTRLVQRLKCNFPFHHPVYAGQMLKPPHPLTWAAYAMAMSINPNNHALDGGPPSSEMEKEAVAELAQFFGYGEEFLGHLTASGTIANLEALWVARESHPDKKIAFSENSHYTHQRMCGVLRVEGVKVPVKHDGSFDLEAVNPEKIGTMVVTLGTTGLGEVEPLDEILPWAKKHGIRIHIDAAYGGFFRTLKDSGIIDGTSWKLMEEADSIVVDPHKHGLQPYGCGCVLFKNPAVGKFYKHDSPYTYFTSEDLHLGEISLECSRAGAAAVALWATLQMFPLTENEGFGPILKKCLQAARNMYDLLGSSQKLKAFKKPELDILGYFPAQAKMTSEISAKSKAVFDAGMREQSFYLSLYKIPAKMFSRLHPEYKVDAEQVTILRSVFMKPEQKAFTKQLLQRIEKAI